The Thermomonospora curvata DSM 43183 DNA segment TCGACCGTGATGCGGGTGCATGCCATCTTGCACAAGGCGTTCGCGGACGCCGTTCTCGTCGATGAGCTGATCCCGTCCAACCCCGCCGAGCGGGCCAAGCGTCCCAAAGGGCTGGTCAGGGAAGCAGATGGCATCTGGACGCCCGCGCAGCTTCGGGTGTTCCTCCAGGCCGTCCGCGAGCACCGGCTGTTCGCCTTCTACCACCTGGCCGCCTACACCGGTGCCCGGCGGGGTGAGCTGCTGGCGCTGCGCTGGTCGAACGTCGATCTGGACGGCAAGCGGATCACCATCGGGGGTTCTGCCGGTGTGGTCAAGGGCCGGCGCATCGAAGGGACGACCAAGAGCGGCCGGTCCCGCGTCGTCACCATCGACGATGAGACCGTGGCCGTTCTCAGGGAGCACCGTAAGGCCCAGCTCGCTGAGCAGTTCCAGGCCGGTGAAGCCTGGCGCGGTGCGGAAGACGGTTACGTGTTCACAACCGAGCGGGGAGAGCCGATCCATCCGGACTCGGTGGGCTGGTTGATGACCAAGACCATCCGGGCCTACAACAACCCGCCGCAAGGGCCTAAGCCGGCCGAGCCGCTGCCCCATGCCCGCGTGCACGACTTGCGGCACATCCACGCGACGACGCTGCTGTTGGCGGGCGTCCCCGTCCATGTGGTGGCGGCTCGGCTCGGCCACGCCGACCCGGCGATCACGCTGCGGGTCTACGCGCATGTGATCCGTTCCGCCGAGGTGGCCGCGGCGGACGTGTTCGCGAAGGTGATGAGCGGGGCCGTTTAGCGGGCCGCTGTTAGCAAACCTGTTAGCAAGAGGCCCCTTGCGATCTTCGCAAGGGGCCTCTGAGCTGGGAGCCGCCTGTCGGAATCGAACCGACGACCTATTCATTACGAGTGAATCGCTCTACCGACTGAGCTAAGGCGGCCTGCCGCATCGCGGCGCATAGAGAGTCTACTGGGTTCGGGCGGGTGATGCGTATTGGGTATCCGGGAGAGTGGTGAGTTTCAAGGGTGGGGTCAGCGGCAGACGGTGCCGTCGGCGGGTGGGGTGGTGGTGAGGAGGTAGCGGTCGGTGGCCTGGGTGATGCAGGGGGAGCCGCCCAGGTAGGCGGTGTGGCCGTCGCCGTCGAAGGTCAGGAGGACTCCGGAGGCGAGCTGGGAGGACAGGGCCTGGGCCCAGCGGTAGGGGGTGGCGGGGTCCCGGGTGGTGCCGATGACGAGGATGGGGGCGGAGCCCTTGGCGGACAGGGGGCGGGGGGACTCGGTGGTCTGGACGGGCCAGTAGATGCAGGGCAGGCCGCTCCAGACGACGTAGGGGCCGAAGCGGGGGGCGGTGCGGGCGGCCTTGTCGGCCTCCTTCTGGTAGGCGGCGACGTCGGGCAGGTTGGGTTTGTCGACGCAGTTGACGGCCATGTTGGCCTCCATCAGGTTGCCGTAGGAGCCGTCGGGGCGCCGGTCGTACAGCTGGTCGGCGAGGGTGAGCAGGAGGTCGCCGTCGTTGTCGTAGATGGCGGCGGCCAGGGCCTGGCGGAGAGTCGGCCAGGAGGCCTTGGTGTAGAGGGCGGCGGCGATGCCGGTGGTGACCCAGGTTTCGTTGATGGGGCGGGGGTCGCCGCGCGGGCTGGTCAAGGGGGCGCTGTCGGTCTGGCGCTGCAGGTCGGTGATCTTGTCCAGGGCGGCTTCGGGGTCGGAGCCCAGTGGGCAGTCCAGGGCGGCGGTGCAGTCCTCGACGAAGGCGCGCAGCGCGGTCTCAAAGCCCTTGGCCTGCTCGATCAGCAGGTCGGTGGCGGAGAGGGCGGGGTCGACCGCGCCGTCCAGGACCATGGCGCGGACCTTGCGGGGGAACTGCTCGGCGTAGACGGCGCCCAGGTAGGTGCCGTAGGAGAAGCCCAGGTAGGTGAGTTTGCCGTCGCCCAGGGCGGCGCGCAGCACGTCCATGTCGCGGGCGGCGTCGGCGGTCCCGACATGGGGGAGGCGGGGGCCGGAGCGGGCCTTGCAGGCGTCGGCGAAGGCCCGTCCCTCGGCGCGCAGGGCCTCCACTTCCCGGGTGTCGTCGGGGGAGGCGTCGGTGCCGAGGAAGCGGTCCATGCGGGGGCCGTCCAGGCAGCGGACCGGGGCGCTGCCGCCCACGCCGCGCGGGTCGAAGCCGATCAGGTCGAAGCGGTCGCGTATCCGCTCGCCGAACAGGGCGCCGGCGTCGCGGAGGAACTGCACGCCGGAGCTGCC contains these protein-coding regions:
- a CDS encoding tyrosine-type recombinase/integrase, yielding MPRKTGKPASSRKARPRLRDGVMKRGSTWSYVIRVRDPETGVSKPKWVGGFVTEEEAKAARDEARVKARRGEYIDRTTITVAQYLDEWLEAHAVEIKPRTLAGYHTMVRLYIKPHIGDLRLQAVRPAQITKLYRDLLASGGEGGKPLSVSTVMRVHAILHKAFADAVLVDELIPSNPAERAKRPKGLVREADGIWTPAQLRVFLQAVREHRLFAFYHLAAYTGARRGELLALRWSNVDLDGKRITIGGSAGVVKGRRIEGTTKSGRSRVVTIDDETVAVLREHRKAQLAEQFQAGEAWRGAEDGYVFTTERGEPIHPDSVGWLMTKTIRAYNNPPQGPKPAEPLPHARVHDLRHIHATTLLLAGVPVHVVAARLGHADPAITLRVYAHVIRSAEVAAADVFAKVMSGAV
- a CDS encoding alpha/beta hydrolase, which gives rise to MNALRRGTGLPHRILAVLAAAALMLGGCSGDSSPKEQAPSGLERYYAQEPSWRDCRDGFECATVEVPLDYAKPQGERLALSVIRLPARDRGERIGSLITNPGGPGSSGVQFLRDAGALFGERIRDRFDLIGFDPRGVGGSAPVRCLDGPRMDRFLGTDASPDDTREVEALRAEGRAFADACKARSGPRLPHVGTADAARDMDVLRAALGDGKLTYLGFSYGTYLGAVYAEQFPRKVRAMVLDGAVDPALSATDLLIEQAKGFETALRAFVEDCTAALDCPLGSDPEAALDKITDLQRQTDSAPLTSPRGDPRPINETWVTTGIAAALYTKASWPTLRQALAAAIYDNDGDLLLTLADQLYDRRPDGSYGNLMEANMAVNCVDKPNLPDVAAYQKEADKAARTAPRFGPYVVWSGLPCIYWPVQTTESPRPLSAKGSAPILVIGTTRDPATPYRWAQALSSQLASGVLLTFDGDGHTAYLGGSPCITQATDRYLLTTTPPADGTVCR